One Oceanispirochaeta sp. M1 genomic window carries:
- a CDS encoding PadR family transcriptional regulator: MNIQFKKGVLEICVLSLIKSRDYYGYELVQSITENISISEGSIYPLLRRLSKEGLFETYLKESAGGPPRKYYRITEEGRSRTETVIEEWSEFTRQVQIILDKETQND; encoded by the coding sequence ATGAATATACAGTTTAAGAAGGGCGTTCTGGAAATATGTGTGCTGTCTCTCATCAAATCAAGAGATTATTACGGATATGAACTCGTACAGAGCATAACAGAAAATATCAGTATTTCCGAAGGATCAATCTATCCATTGTTAAGACGACTCTCTAAAGAAGGACTCTTTGAAACATATCTGAAGGAGTCAGCCGGCGGCCCCCCCCGAAAATACTACAGAATCACCGAAGAAGGCCGGAGCAGAACAGAGACCGTGATTGAAGAATGGAGTGAATTCACCCGACAGGTGCAAATCATACTTGATAAGGAGACTCAAAATGACTGA
- a CDS encoding HAAS domain-containing protein, whose product MTEKQFIKILKQNLKGLSEEDQIEILSDYNEHFLLGKESGKDEEEICISLGDPAQIGKNSRVELLMDKAEQESAAGNVFKAVVASFSLGFFNIVFVLGPYLGLAGVMIGLWGTSVSLMLSGLICSLAVIFRPLILIFIPFMTYPVGFGINLALFLAGIALFSLGSLAVIGMTKISKLFYRGTVKYLQSNLKIIKRSR is encoded by the coding sequence ATGACTGAAAAACAATTTATTAAAATATTAAAGCAGAATCTGAAGGGTTTGAGTGAAGAGGATCAGATTGAGATTCTGTCCGATTACAATGAACATTTCCTACTGGGAAAAGAATCGGGCAAAGATGAAGAGGAGATTTGTATATCTTTGGGAGATCCTGCACAGATTGGAAAAAACAGCCGTGTTGAACTCCTTATGGATAAGGCTGAGCAGGAAAGTGCTGCGGGGAATGTGTTCAAGGCCGTTGTGGCTTCATTCAGCCTGGGATTTTTCAATATAGTTTTTGTTCTGGGACCCTATCTGGGATTGGCGGGTGTCATGATCGGTCTGTGGGGCACATCAGTCTCTCTCATGTTATCAGGCCTGATATGCTCATTGGCTGTCATTTTCAGACCCCTCATATTAATATTTATCCCCTTTATGACCTATCCCGTCGGATTCGGGATCAATCTGGCTTTATTCCTGGCGGGAATTGCACTATTTTCACTGGGTTCACTCGCTGTGATCGGCATGACTAAAATTTCAAAGCTGTTCTATAGAGGCACTGTAAAATACCTGCAATCCAATCTGAAAATTATCAAGAGGAGTCGTTAG
- a CDS encoding DUF4097 family beta strand repeat-containing protein, with translation MNAKDIKLKKLVKILLITAAVSLGLLGIVVPVFNIPGYFRGEQLAFGVISGKTFDVNMSKTFAIDGLSTVEADMYFSDILVETNKNDKISLSYTGSFVGGEMIDEPYLLISESRDELQIKSAFRSGLNTGNSTLILKLSIPENKLKDLKLGTSSGNITVSGSPSENLFLDASSGKISLDGFRGMQLSTDSSSGDHEIFNIEVDTLDMSSTSGDVTVHSGTLVQSRIKASSGDISLEKISSADLKIDLTSGRAKLEKYSGNLNFSSSSGSLTASFESVDNEVRANSTSGDITLFFDSDAGFILDAETSSGDMEIDFPVTMEGNFDKDNVQGSVADGRGRVSIDTSSGDITINKK, from the coding sequence ATGAATGCTAAAGATATAAAACTTAAAAAACTGGTAAAGATTTTATTAATTACGGCAGCTGTCTCGTTAGGGCTGTTGGGTATAGTCGTCCCGGTGTTTAATATACCGGGTTATTTCCGTGGAGAGCAGCTTGCCTTTGGGGTGATAAGCGGCAAGACCTTTGATGTGAATATGAGTAAGACCTTTGCCATCGATGGCCTGAGTACTGTTGAGGCAGATATGTATTTTTCCGATATTTTGGTTGAAACCAATAAAAATGATAAAATCTCCCTATCCTATACCGGCTCTTTTGTGGGTGGAGAAATGATTGATGAACCCTATCTGCTGATCAGTGAGAGCAGAGACGAACTTCAAATTAAATCTGCCTTCCGGAGTGGATTAAACACAGGGAATTCTACTCTCATATTGAAGCTGTCCATTCCCGAAAATAAGTTGAAGGATCTTAAACTGGGGACCAGTTCAGGTAATATTACAGTTTCGGGCAGCCCCTCAGAGAATCTTTTCCTTGATGCTTCGTCAGGAAAAATATCTCTGGATGGTTTCAGAGGGATGCAATTGAGCACAGACAGCAGTTCCGGAGATCACGAAATATTCAATATTGAGGTCGATACTCTTGATATGTCCAGTACTTCGGGAGATGTCACAGTCCATTCAGGGACCTTGGTTCAATCAAGAATCAAGGCATCCTCAGGAGATATCTCTCTGGAGAAAATATCATCGGCCGACCTGAAAATTGACCTGACAAGCGGCAGGGCAAAGCTTGAAAAGTACTCAGGAAACCTCAATTTCTCCAGTTCATCAGGGAGTCTCACCGCCTCCTTTGAGAGTGTAGATAATGAAGTAAGGGCCAATAGTACATCCGGAGATATCACACTGTTTTTTGATTCGGATGCCGGATTCATACTTGATGCGGAAACTTCATCCGGAGATATGGAGATTGACTTTCCCGTCACCATGGAAGGAAATTTTGACAAAGATAATGTTCAGGGCAGCGTGGCCGACGGCAGGGGACGCGTAAGCATTGATACAAGCTCAGGAGACATAACAATCAATAAGAAATAG
- a CDS encoding NAD(P)/FAD-dependent oxidoreductase, producing MTAQYDSIIIGSGVGGLSCGAALSKAGQRVLVLEKNKSPGGGMRSFSDPEAGPWTWTPGVQWVCGYSKQTSDYILLHELTEGSVTFSAFDPECQLKTFSDLDYQFMFVNDRNILLDKLKREFPEEEQQIVKYFKLLTAIDRKSDLFSMPKLFGPSIAKIMLWSSKTFKILPHMDKSFTEVLENVLQIKDPRLKAVLSSFSHYFGVPLDAVPFPFYAYGQNIQFNGMFYPDGGSQKIVEALIHTIEKHGGEVKCDQEVGNILFEQNRAMGVEIEKGDPLYADNIISAIGISETMSRLMTGEVRPPKIEKSLKHHESVPSFLQLLIGFKGDLSAFGIKKRAYKTLFGDPSVMAHDPTEKGWECDDITLSFPSVLNSRHSDAYHHTAEIHHETRYEYFEKYIGKTDGEEYKKLKKQITFKYLEYLRTQFPGLDQFVVYTKLMTPLDVENFTHHEKGSIFGLDIDKAADPELLPRSGIKNLYFTGQDLFAQGITPINGVLTASVITHQNLIKKMKRDYLSG from the coding sequence ATGACTGCTCAGTATGATTCTATCATAATCGGTTCCGGAGTCGGTGGGCTCTCCTGTGGGGCTGCCCTGTCAAAAGCAGGCCAGAGAGTCCTTGTACTGGAGAAAAATAAGAGTCCCGGCGGTGGCATGCGCAGCTTTTCAGATCCCGAGGCAGGTCCCTGGACCTGGACACCCGGAGTTCAGTGGGTGTGCGGCTATTCAAAACAGACCAGTGATTATATCCTGCTCCATGAACTGACAGAGGGCTCCGTCACTTTTTCTGCTTTTGATCCGGAGTGTCAGTTAAAAACATTTTCCGATCTGGATTATCAGTTCATGTTTGTGAATGATCGAAACATCCTTCTGGATAAGCTGAAGAGGGAGTTCCCTGAAGAAGAACAGCAGATTGTAAAATACTTCAAATTATTGACTGCCATAGACCGGAAGTCCGATCTATTTTCAATGCCCAAGCTTTTCGGCCCCTCTATTGCAAAAATAATGCTCTGGTCTTCAAAGACTTTCAAAATACTTCCTCATATGGATAAATCTTTTACTGAAGTGCTTGAGAATGTATTACAGATTAAAGATCCCCGATTGAAGGCCGTTCTTTCCTCTTTTTCCCATTATTTTGGAGTTCCCCTCGATGCAGTTCCCTTCCCATTCTATGCCTACGGGCAGAATATTCAGTTTAACGGAATGTTCTATCCTGATGGCGGCAGCCAGAAGATAGTAGAGGCTCTTATTCATACAATTGAAAAACATGGTGGAGAAGTGAAATGCGATCAGGAAGTCGGGAACATCCTTTTTGAACAGAACAGGGCCATGGGCGTGGAAATTGAAAAGGGAGATCCCCTTTATGCTGATAACATTATCAGTGCTATAGGTATTTCAGAAACAATGAGCCGGTTGATGACCGGGGAAGTCAGGCCGCCGAAGATCGAAAAAAGTCTGAAACACCATGAATCTGTTCCCTCATTTCTGCAGTTGCTTATAGGCTTCAAAGGAGATCTTTCAGCCTTCGGAATTAAAAAAAGGGCGTATAAAACACTTTTTGGAGATCCTTCCGTGATGGCTCATGATCCGACGGAGAAAGGGTGGGAATGTGATGACATCACTCTTTCCTTTCCCTCTGTGCTGAACAGCAGACACTCCGATGCATACCATCACACCGCCGAGATCCATCATGAAACCCGCTATGAGTATTTCGAAAAATATATTGGAAAAACCGATGGCGAAGAGTATAAGAAATTAAAGAAACAGATCACTTTTAAATATCTGGAATATTTAAGGACTCAATTTCCAGGATTGGATCAGTTTGTTGTCTATACAAAGCTGATGACTCCTCTTGATGTTGAGAACTTCACTCACCACGAAAAGGGATCAATATTCGGCCTTGATATCGACAAGGCCGCCGATCCTGAACTGCTACCCCGGTCGGGAATAAAAAATCTGTACTTCACCGGGCAGGATCTCTTTGCTCAGGGTATTACTCCCATAAATGGTGTGCTTACTGCCAGCGTCATTACTCACCAAAATCTCATTAAGAAAATGAAGAGGGATTATTTATCAGGATAA